Part of the Halomarina litorea genome is shown below.
CCGTTCAGCACCGGCGCGATGGCCGTGAAGTACGCCGACTGGTTGTGGAGCGTCGTCCCCACCTCGTACAATCGGTTCGGCTCGGTAACCGTCGCGTGGTGGTCGAAGGCCGTCCGCTCGGTCCACGTGCTCTCCACCAGCGTCTCCTCGTGCGTGCCGGGGGTCGCGTACCCGGTGTACGTCAGCCACCCCCCCAGTAACCCGAGGACGACGAGCGCCACGACGACCACCGGCAGGTACGCCTCGACGTACCGCTGCGCCCGCAGTGTCCAGTCCGACATGTCTGTTCGACTGTTCGTCATAGCGAGGTTAGTTAATGGCCGATTTCTCAGCCGAGCAACCTGTCGAGGCGGCGCGAGAACTTCGACAGCGTGGACCCCGTCTCGCGCGAGCGCTCGCGCACGCGACCCGACGGGGCAAACGGGAGCGTCAGCGCGAGGAACGCGCCCGCGAGTAGCGCGTCGATGACGACGATCGGTGCCCACGGGTGAAATTCGTAGAGGGCGTCGATGACGCCGCCCGGCAGGACGGCGAGGTAGCGGTGTTCGACCACGTACCGACGGTAGTAGCCCGTCTCGTCGGGCGCGGAGAGCGTCACGTCCGTCGTCGTCTCCTCGCCGCCCGCGAGGTGGAGTCGCTGGTCGGAGACGGCGACGCCCTCGCTGGCCGGTTCGACGTACACCTGCGCCGGGAGGAGGCCGCCGTTGCCGACGACGTACTCGTGGGTCTTCGACTCACCAACGGGGATGACGTCCGGGCGCTCGGACTCGAACTCCGCGCTCACGACGCCGTACTCCTGCGTCCCGCCGGGAGCGACCATCGCGGTGGTCGCCCCGACGACGATGAGGAGGGCGAACCCGACGAGGACGAGGCGCATCGGGACGCCCGTGTCGCGTTTCGTAGAGCGTGTGCGCCGTCTCACGGAGCCTTCGCGGTACCAGTCGACGACGTAGAACAGCCCCGCGAACGCGAAGAGGAGGTAGCCCAGTCCCTGCGCCCCGAGGAGCGAACGGGTGCCGAACAGGGAGGCGAGGGAGGTCTGGACCGTGGTGAGGACGCCCCGGATGCCCTCAACTGCGGTGCCGAGGTGCGGGATGACGACGACCTGTCCGTTTATCTGGAGAGCTTTGGCGACGATTTGGGCGTCCTTGACTGGTGGTTCGCTTTCCCCGTCTTGGTCAGTAAACGGGTTGGCGTCGCCCTGAGTGATATACCCCCTGGGTGTATCTCTCACGATTCTGTGGGTCACCAAACCGCCGTCGTGCAACTCTTCAGCGTCGTATGTAATTACGTCACCTGCCTCGGGGCTTCCCGCGAGAGCTATCGGTGCGGCAATGAATCCATCACCTTGATTCAACGTGGGTTCCATACTACCCGACTCGACAAATCCGATCAGGAACAGTTGTCCTGACGCCTGCACGAGAAGTAAGACTACGAGGAGTATTGCCACTCCTCCGACAGACTTGGACAAGAAATGAGGTAGTATCCGATCGCTCATCGAATGATAAACAAGTTGTTCTTGAGTGGGATACGACTACGGGTACTGTGATTCGTCCGCTGCAATCGTTATCTCGTTGGGGACGTCCGAGTACGAATTCTCTTGAAGAAGGAACGCAATAGTCACACCCACGCTTTCGCCGGGACCAACCGGAACCGCATCACCTGACGACTCCATCGTCGGGTAGGAGCTATTTTGTTCCTCAAAGAATTCCACCGCGGAGCTGCCTCCATCGTCGATCCAGAATCCCATCCCCGTGCCACCTCTGTTCCGAATCTCGAAGACTCCGTCAATCCGCGAATCCGCGTTTTTGTTGAGGCCCTCTCCACCAACGTTAGAATCCTGATTGAAGTTCAACTGGAGCGTCCCATTCGCAGATTCACTAGCATAGGGGCTCGTCGAAACCAGCTGAATGAACGCGTTACTGTCGTTCGCTGTCGAAACATTCATCGACCGCTCTGCTCGGAAGTAGTTGACCGCACCAGTCCCTGTTGCAGCTGCCCCCGCGGCAGCGAGCGATCCTGCACCGAGTAGGAATTTTCGCCGTTGCATCGTTGGTCTCACACGCACCGTCCGTGGCGCGCTTACCCAACCCGAGGACACATACCCGATTAGGAATATAGAGCCTCGGTAACTCAATAGAAATCCACCAGTTCTCGCAAACGCACCCTGTGGGGTCGTATAGACACCCTCGAACGCCCGTAATCGGAGATTTATTCCGGGCACCGACGGTTTACCTTCCTTAACAATTGCATTTTCGACAGATAATTTCGCGTCAGATGCTCTGTATCACCTGATTTCCCGTGATAGAGACCCATACTTAAGTCTGACCATTCACCTCAAACACACGAGTTACGGGGGTATTCAGGATGAGCAACGCGACGGCACGACTCGAACCCGACGAGGAGACACAGGAGGCAGAACTGACCGAAGCAGAGGTCTTCGACGTGTTGAGTAACCAGCGCAGGCGCTTCACCTACCACTACCTGAAGCAGGCGGACTCGCCGGTGGTGGACCTGCGGCAGGTGGTCGACCACGTCGCGGCCTGGGAGTGCGAGAAGGAGGTGCGCGAACTCACGTCCGCCGAGCGCAACCGCGTCTCGACGGCGCTCCACCAGTTCCACCTGCCGAAGATGGACGACTGCGGGTTCGTGGAGTACGACCAGCAACGGGGGCACGTCGAACTGTCCGACCCCGCGACGGAACTGGAGGTGTACCTCGACGTGGTCCCCGGCCCGGACGTGCCGTGGAGCCGGTACTACATCGGGCTCGCGGGGGTGAACGCCGTCGTCCTCGCGGGCGTCCTCGTGGACGTGGCACCCTTCTCCCTCCTGCCGCCGACGTCGTGGCTCGTCTTCCTCGTGGCCTCGCTCGTCGTCTCGGCGGCGGCGCACACCTACCTCACGCGCAGGATGCGCCTCGGGTCGGCCGACGACCCGCCGGGGCGGGTGGAGCGATGAGCTTTCGCCTCCGACACCTCCTGCTCGTCTGCGCGGCGGTCTGTCTCGTCGTCGGCACCGGCGCCTTCTCCGCGGCGTCCGTCGACCGGGGCGTCTCGGTCAGCGTCGTCGAGGACGAGGACGCCTACCTCGGACTGGAGATTCCCGACGAACTGCAGGTGGCGAGCGCGCGTCCCGGACAGGGCGGCGAATCTAGTGCCGGACCGCCCTTCGGGACCGATGCGGACACGCCGAACGAGGGGGAGGACCCGGGTGCGGGGACCGCCGCGCGGACGACCGGGACGGCCGCTGGGGTCGCCGAGCCACCGGGCCAGCGAGAGCGGACCGTCGTCTTGCTCCACGTAACCAA
Proteins encoded:
- a CDS encoding DUF1102 domain-containing protein, translated to MQRRKFLLGAGSLAAAGAAATGTGAVNYFRAERSMNVSTANDSNAFIQLVSTSPYASESANGTLQLNFNQDSNVGGEGLNKNADSRIDGVFEIRNRGGTGMGFWIDDGGSSAVEFFEEQNSSYPTMESSGDAVPVGPGESVGVTIAFLLQENSYSDVPNEITIAADESQYP
- a CDS encoding DUF7344 domain-containing protein codes for the protein MSNATARLEPDEETQEAELTEAEVFDVLSNQRRRFTYHYLKQADSPVVDLRQVVDHVAAWECEKEVRELTSAERNRVSTALHQFHLPKMDDCGFVEYDQQRGHVELSDPATELEVYLDVVPGPDVPWSRYYIGLAGVNAVVLAGVLVDVAPFSLLPPTSWLVFLVASLVVSAAAHTYLTRRMRLGSADDPPGRVER
- a CDS encoding signal peptidase I; the encoded protein is MSDRILPHFLSKSVGGVAILLVVLLLVQASGQLFLIGFVESGSMEPTLNQGDGFIAAPIALAGSPEAGDVITYDAEELHDGGLVTHRIVRDTPRGYITQGDANPFTDQDGESEPPVKDAQIVAKALQINGQVVVIPHLGTAVEGIRGVLTTVQTSLASLFGTRSLLGAQGLGYLLFAFAGLFYVVDWYREGSVRRRTRSTKRDTGVPMRLVLVGFALLIVVGATTAMVAPGGTQEYGVVSAEFESERPDVIPVGESKTHEYVVGNGGLLPAQVYVEPASEGVAVSDQRLHLAGGEETTTDVTLSAPDETGYYRRYVVEHRYLAVLPGGVIDALYEFHPWAPIVVIDALLAGAFLALTLPFAPSGRVRERSRETGSTLSKFSRRLDRLLG